The following are encoded together in the Adhaeribacter arboris genome:
- a CDS encoding DUF5615 family PIN-like protein, with amino-acid sequence MKVSYAVHIPLRLVSFLNKQGISAEHVNHLPDSFYTTDKVIADYADKNQLVVIT; translated from the coding sequence ATGAAAGTTAGTTATGCTGTACATATTCCGCTAAGATTAGTATCTTTTTTAAATAAACAAGGAATATCAGCTGAACATGTAAATCATTTGCCTGATAGTTTTTATACAACGGATAAAGTTATTGCTGATTATGCGGACAAGAATCAACTAGTAGTAATTACATAA
- a CDS encoding tetrahydrofolate dehydrogenase/cyclohydrolase catalytic domain-containing protein has translation MLIDGKKTSETIKQEIAEEVAQIKERGGKIPHLAAILVGNDGGSVTYVNNKVLACEKVGFKSTLIRLEDTVTENELLAKVNELNNDADIDGFIVQLPLPKHISAEKVNEILLPEKDVDGFHPVNVGRMVLNLPAYLPATPNGILELLKRYDIETSGKHCVVIGRSNIVGSPMSIMMAKNAKPGNCTVTLCHSRTVNLPEITRTADIIIAAIGIPEFVTADMVKPGAVVIDVGTTRVVSLTKKSGFELKGDVKFDEVASKCSYITPVPGGVGPMTIASLLLNTLKASKKEVYK, from the coding sequence ATATTAATAGACGGTAAAAAAACGTCAGAAACAATAAAACAAGAAATTGCCGAGGAAGTAGCTCAAATTAAAGAACGCGGAGGTAAAATTCCGCATTTAGCTGCCATTCTGGTCGGAAATGATGGTGGCAGTGTTACCTACGTAAACAATAAAGTATTAGCCTGCGAAAAAGTAGGTTTCAAATCGACTCTCATTCGTTTGGAAGATACTGTAACGGAAAATGAATTGCTGGCTAAGGTGAATGAACTAAACAATGATGCCGATATTGACGGTTTTATTGTGCAATTGCCTTTGCCCAAACATATTTCGGCGGAGAAAGTAAATGAAATATTATTGCCGGAAAAAGACGTAGATGGCTTTCACCCGGTAAATGTAGGTAGGATGGTATTAAATTTACCGGCTTATTTACCGGCTACTCCCAACGGAATTTTAGAATTACTGAAACGCTACGACATTGAAACCAGCGGGAAGCACTGCGTGGTTATTGGCCGGAGTAATATAGTGGGTTCGCCCATGAGTATAATGATGGCTAAAAACGCCAAGCCGGGTAATTGCACTGTTACTTTATGCCATAGCCGCACGGTAAATCTGCCCGAGATAACCCGCACCGCCGATATAATTATTGCCGCTATCGGTATACCGGAGTTTGTTACGGCCGATATGGTAAAGCCAGGTGCGGTAGTAATTGATGTGGGTACTACCCGGGTGGTAAGTTTAACCAAAAAATCAGGTTTTGAGTTAAAAGGCGACGTGAAGTTTGACGAAGTAGCTTCGAAATGCAGTTACATCACCCCGGTTCCCGGCGGAGTTGGTCCCATGACGATTGCTTCTCTATTATTAAATACCTTGAAAGCTTCTAAAAAGGAAGTTTATAAATAA
- a CDS encoding 7-carboxy-7-deazaguanine synthase QueE, with protein MEAFYTIQGEGHNTGRAAYFIRLGGCDVGCHWCDVKESWDATSHPLTSVETIVAQAKEYPGQAVVITGGEPLIYNLDVLTQELQAAGIRTFLETSGAYPLSGSWDWICVSPKKFKKPQPDVLQKASELKVVVFHKSDFGWAEEHADQVAPHTKLYLQPEWSKAEQMMPLIVEYVKNNPKWQVSLQTHKYLNIP; from the coding sequence ATGGAGGCGTTTTATACCATTCAGGGTGAAGGGCATAATACCGGTCGGGCCGCTTACTTTATTCGGTTAGGCGGCTGTGATGTAGGTTGCCATTGGTGCGACGTAAAAGAATCCTGGGATGCGACTAGTCACCCGCTTACTTCGGTAGAAACCATTGTGGCTCAAGCAAAAGAATATCCGGGCCAGGCGGTGGTTATTACGGGGGGAGAGCCTTTAATTTATAATTTAGACGTATTAACCCAAGAGTTGCAAGCAGCTGGCATTCGTACCTTTCTGGAAACTTCCGGCGCTTACCCACTTTCCGGTTCTTGGGATTGGATTTGTGTTTCGCCTAAAAAATTTAAAAAACCGCAGCCCGATGTTCTGCAAAAGGCTAGTGAATTGAAAGTTGTTGTTTTTCATAAAAGTGATTTCGGGTGGGCCGAAGAACACGCTGACCAAGTAGCGCCCCATACTAAACTTTACCTGCAACCGGAGTGGAGCAAAGCCGAGCAAATGATGCCGCTCATTGTGGAATACGTAAAAAATAATCCTAAATGGCAAGTTTCATTGCAAACGCATAAATACCTGAACATTCCGTAA
- a CDS encoding OmpA family protein has product MSKRFFLKLFCIFLFVPFAQAQQGNLSTKSDKAADLYNKAQKYIIARDFNKALEALQEATKKDPNFGEAYIKAAGLYKMTGNQSATFDAYKKGLALLPFHPALATEYYNFADMALGTGEYALAKQYYETFIKTSPKNSKALKYAQQQLKNIDFAAVARQHPVAFKPSRMQAPLNQFQLQYFPALTATKTHLIFTARTNETPQADENLYVSVFRENAWSEPVSIASSINSEFNEGTGSISGDGKTLVFSSCNRPNSLGDCDLYISLRNGETWSKPVNLGRQVNSSAWDSQPCLSVDGRTLFFSSDRSQGSKGKEDIWVTRLQEDGFWSVPVNLGEPVNTAGSETAPFLHASGSTLYFSSNGHTGMGGADIFKSTLTDSAWSEPENLGYPLNTASNEASFFITPDNTKGYYSRLELEKSKKSANLYEFEVPAVWKSKEISTYTQGRVFDAKTKQPLGAQVQLYDLNTNQRVQQVLSDKENGTYTVVLNEGKQYGMFINSGNYLPKSMSFDYTTKKDFNPVTLDVYLDPVAKGASAVLNNLFFPTGKYQLETKSKTELNKIIDFLATNNQVKIEIAGHTDDVGNDTDNKLLSDKRARSVYEYLVAHGVKKERISAVGYGETKPLHPNNSEEKRQQNRRIELRIL; this is encoded by the coding sequence ATGAGTAAAAGATTTTTTTTAAAATTATTTTGTATTTTTTTGTTCGTACCCTTTGCTCAAGCGCAGCAAGGAAATCTTTCTACCAAATCGGACAAAGCAGCGGATTTGTATAATAAAGCCCAGAAATATATAATTGCCCGGGATTTTAACAAAGCTTTGGAGGCGCTGCAGGAAGCTACTAAAAAAGATCCGAACTTTGGCGAAGCCTACATTAAGGCTGCCGGTTTGTACAAAATGACCGGTAATCAGTCGGCTACTTTCGATGCGTATAAAAAAGGCCTTGCCCTTCTTCCTTTTCACCCGGCCTTAGCTACCGAATATTATAATTTTGCCGATATGGCTTTAGGTACCGGGGAGTATGCTTTAGCGAAACAATATTACGAAACGTTCATAAAAACGAGCCCTAAAAACTCTAAAGCGCTTAAATACGCCCAACAACAATTAAAAAATATTGATTTTGCCGCAGTAGCCCGGCAGCATCCGGTAGCTTTTAAGCCATCACGCATGCAGGCGCCTTTAAATCAATTTCAACTGCAGTATTTTCCGGCCTTAACGGCTACTAAAACGCATCTTATCTTTACCGCCCGCACCAACGAAACTCCGCAAGCCGACGAAAATCTATACGTTTCCGTTTTTCGGGAGAATGCCTGGTCGGAACCGGTTTCCATAGCCAGCAGCATAAATTCTGAATTCAACGAGGGTACCGGGAGCATTTCCGGCGATGGTAAAACTTTGGTGTTTTCTTCCTGTAACCGGCCAAATTCTTTAGGTGATTGCGATTTGTATATTTCTCTACGGAATGGCGAAACCTGGAGCAAACCGGTAAACTTAGGACGTCAGGTAAATTCATCGGCCTGGGATTCGCAACCGTGTTTATCCGTCGATGGCCGGACCTTGTTTTTTTCATCGGACCGGAGCCAGGGAAGCAAGGGGAAAGAAGATATTTGGGTAACTCGTTTGCAGGAGGATGGCTTTTGGTCGGTGCCGGTAAATTTAGGAGAGCCGGTTAATACGGCTGGTTCCGAAACCGCCCCTTTCTTACACGCCAGCGGCAGTACGCTTTATTTTTCGAGTAACGGCCACACCGGTATGGGGGGAGCCGATATTTTTAAATCTACCTTAACGGATTCGGCCTGGAGTGAGCCCGAAAATTTGGGTTATCCTTTAAATACGGCCTCTAACGAAGCTTCTTTCTTTATTACGCCCGATAATACCAAAGGCTATTATTCGCGGTTAGAGTTGGAGAAAAGTAAAAAAAGCGCCAATTTGTACGAGTTTGAAGTGCCGGCGGTCTGGAAAAGTAAAGAAATTAGCACTTATACCCAAGGCCGGGTGTTTGATGCCAAAACGAAACAACCTTTAGGAGCCCAGGTACAGCTCTACGATTTAAATACTAACCAAAGAGTACAACAGGTTTTATCGGATAAGGAAAATGGTACTTACACGGTAGTTTTAAACGAAGGCAAACAATACGGTATGTTTATTAATTCCGGGAATTATTTGCCTAAAAGTATGAGTTTTGACTATACCACCAAAAAAGATTTTAACCCGGTAACTTTAGATGTATACCTCGATCCGGTAGCCAAAGGAGCTTCGGCAGTTTTAAATAATTTATTCTTCCCCACGGGTAAATATCAGCTGGAAACTAAATCTAAAACCGAGCTGAACAAAATTATTGACTTTCTGGCAACTAATAACCAAGTAAAAATTGAGATTGCGGGCCATACCGATGACGTAGGTAATGATACCGATAATAAGTTGTTGTCTGACAAAAGAGCCCGTTCCGTGTACGAGTACTTAGTCGCACACGGGGTTAAAAAAGAACGCATTTCTGCCGTTGGCTACGGGGAAACCAAACCGCTCCACCCCAACAATTCAGAAGAAAAACGCCAGCAAAACCGGCGGATTGAATTGCGAATTCTATAA
- a CDS encoding citrate synthase: protein MSDSAELILEGKSYSLPIVVGTENEKAIDINALRAQTGHITIDSGYKNTGATQSAITYLDGEQGILHYRGYSIDQLAAKSNFIEVAYLLIYGELPTQPELTHFNDMVARRTLVHENFRTLLGAYPANAHPMGILASMICSLTAFHPDSLDPNLTEEQVDLNIARLMGKITTIAAWSYKHSIGQPLVYPKKSLDYCSNFLQMMFSNPTENYHVNPVVVDALNKLLILHADHEQNCSTSTVRLVGSSNANLFGSISAGVNALWGPLHGGANQEVIEMLEAIKADGGDSKKYIEKAKDKNDPFRLMGFGHRVYKNFDPRAKIIKAACDNILYNLGIKDPILDIAKQLEEAALTDPYFVERKLYPNVDFYSGIIYKAIGLPKEMFTVMFAIGRLPGWIAQWKEMRENKEPIGRPRQIYTGNTAREYVDIKNR, encoded by the coding sequence ATGTCTGATTCAGCAGAATTAATATTAGAAGGCAAGTCTTATTCTCTGCCTATAGTTGTTGGTACCGAAAACGAAAAAGCAATTGATATCAATGCCCTCCGCGCGCAAACCGGGCATATCACTATCGATTCTGGCTATAAAAATACGGGCGCTACGCAAAGCGCTATTACTTATTTGGATGGCGAACAGGGCATATTGCATTACCGTGGCTATTCCATCGATCAGCTGGCCGCCAAATCCAACTTTATTGAGGTTGCTTATTTATTAATTTACGGGGAACTTCCTACGCAGCCGGAGTTAACTCACTTTAACGACATGGTCGCCCGGCGCACGCTGGTACACGAGAATTTCCGCACTTTATTAGGTGCTTACCCCGCTAATGCCCACCCAATGGGTATTCTGGCTTCCATGATTTGTTCTTTAACGGCTTTCCACCCGGATAGCCTGGACCCTAACTTAACCGAAGAGCAAGTAGATTTAAATATTGCGCGCCTGATGGGTAAAATAACTACCATAGCGGCTTGGTCTTATAAACACTCGATTGGCCAGCCATTGGTGTACCCCAAGAAGAGCTTAGATTACTGTTCTAACTTTCTGCAAATGATGTTCTCTAACCCCACCGAGAACTATCATGTAAATCCGGTGGTGGTGGATGCCTTAAATAAATTGTTGATTCTGCACGCCGATCACGAACAAAACTGCTCTACTTCTACGGTACGGTTAGTGGGTTCTTCTAACGCTAATTTATTTGGTTCTATTTCGGCGGGAGTAAACGCTCTGTGGGGACCTTTACACGGCGGGGCCAACCAGGAAGTAATTGAAATGCTGGAAGCCATTAAAGCGGATGGGGGTGATTCGAAGAAGTACATTGAAAAAGCAAAAGATAAGAACGACCCATTCCGGTTAATGGGCTTTGGTCACCGGGTTTACAAGAACTTTGATCCGCGGGCCAAAATTATAAAAGCCGCTTGCGATAACATTTTATACAATTTAGGGATAAAAGATCCGATTCTGGATATTGCAAAACAACTCGAAGAAGCGGCCCTTACCGACCCGTACTTTGTAGAACGCAAGCTGTACCCGAACGTGGATTTTTATTCCGGTATTATTTACAAAGCTATTGGTTTGCCGAAAGAAATGTTTACGGTAATGTTTGCTATTGGCCGATTGCCGGGCTGGATTGCCCAATGGAAAGAAATGCGCGAAAACAAAGAACCAATTGGCCGTCCGCGCCAAATTTATACCGGAAACACTGCCCGCGAATACGTTGACATTAAAAATAGATAA
- a CDS encoding porin has protein sequence MKKRFLLLIVTFVMGVFVANAQSDSTAAATATPTEEGSLSISGYVDAYYLYNTNKPESGLNQGRIFDLLHNNFSLGLVQTALTYTKGKLKVVADLTYGPNADLGNFSNYRTLNANKSDITSTSFAIKQAYGTYNFTDKLALTVGQYGTHIGYELIDAPLNYNYSLSYLFGNGPFYHTGAKLDFAASDKVGLMFGVVNGWDALQDFNNKKTLTAQVHLMPAEGFHLYANWIGGDEYNGNSAFGVEKGSYTSLFDLTTAFQVSDAFKIGLNAAHGSFITGAASEVPGTRWMEDATWWGAALYLNYAITDKFGLGLRAEKFDDKHGVRYFDKIQATEFTLTGDIKLADGKFNLKPEVRFDSTKDPFFTSGASTLKKHQTTIGAAVVYSFDGRFGK, from the coding sequence ATGAAAAAACGATTTTTACTCTTAATAGTTACCTTCGTTATGGGGGTTTTCGTGGCAAATGCCCAATCCGATTCAACGGCGGCAGCAACCGCAACACCCACCGAAGAAGGTTCACTGAGTATCAGTGGATACGTAGATGCCTACTACCTTTACAATACCAATAAGCCGGAAAGTGGATTGAATCAAGGCCGTATTTTTGATTTGTTGCATAATAATTTTTCGCTTGGGTTGGTACAAACAGCTTTAACGTATACCAAGGGCAAGCTGAAAGTAGTGGCTGACTTAACCTATGGGCCTAATGCCGATTTAGGCAATTTTTCGAATTATAGAACTTTAAACGCGAACAAATCAGATATTACGTCTACATCTTTTGCTATTAAGCAAGCTTATGGTACGTACAACTTTACCGATAAATTAGCTTTAACAGTAGGTCAGTACGGTACGCACATTGGCTATGAATTAATAGACGCCCCGCTTAATTATAACTACAGCTTATCTTATTTGTTCGGCAACGGACCTTTTTATCATACCGGCGCCAAGCTCGATTTTGCGGCCTCCGATAAGGTAGGTTTAATGTTTGGGGTAGTAAATGGCTGGGATGCTTTGCAGGATTTTAACAATAAGAAAACGCTTACCGCTCAGGTACACTTAATGCCGGCGGAGGGTTTTCATTTGTACGCCAACTGGATCGGGGGCGATGAGTACAACGGTAATTCTGCTTTTGGGGTCGAAAAAGGATCGTACACCAGTTTATTTGATTTAACAACGGCTTTTCAGGTATCTGATGCATTTAAAATTGGTTTAAATGCGGCTCATGGTTCTTTTATAACGGGAGCCGCTTCGGAAGTACCCGGTACCCGTTGGATGGAAGATGCTACCTGGTGGGGAGCGGCCTTGTATTTAAATTATGCGATCACCGATAAATTTGGTTTAGGTTTGCGGGCAGAGAAGTTTGATGATAAACACGGCGTTCGTTATTTCGATAAAATCCAGGCTACGGAGTTTACTTTAACCGGGGATATAAAACTAGCCGATGGTAAATTTAACTTGAAACCGGAAGTACGCTTCGATTCGACCAAAGATCCATTCTTTACTTCGGGGGCAAGTACCCTGAAAAAACACCAGACAACCATTGGCGCGGCCGTTGTTTATTCTTTTGATGGCAGATTTGGCAAGTAA
- a CDS encoding glycoside hydrolase family 140 protein, whose amino-acid sequence MPLVFSSFSCNRFSKYVVALAGILCLNQIPKVTAQYQLKVSANKRFLVKENGQPFFYLGDTAWELFHRLNREEADTYLQDRANKGFTVIQAVVLAELNGLHDPNPYGQMPLVNDDPTKPNEEYFTHVDYIVNKASSLGLYIGMLPTWGDKIFKDKWGEGPEIFNPQNAEAYGRYLGNRYKNKPIIWIMGGDRNPRNEQDIAIWRAMAAGIVTGAGEGSQDKVMMTFHPQPKEKGGSSTWFHHDVWLDFNMFQTGHCRFSDVYDHISHDYNLANTKPTMDGEPIYEDHPVCFNAKENGYSKAYDVRRAAYLDLFAGAHGHTYGCHAIWQMNKPQGKNVNGPLGPWSEAIHLPGSGHMSHVRALMESRPFLDRVPDQSLINEAFEGGNRIQATRGKDYAFVYSTSGKPFTVNLGKISGKELLARWFDPRTGISTSLGKFKNTGSQKFTPPSQGIDNDWVLILDDAAKGYSAPKPWKKS is encoded by the coding sequence ATGCCTCTAGTTTTCTCTTCTTTCTCTTGTAATCGATTTTCTAAGTATGTGGTAGCGCTCGCCGGTATTTTGTGCCTGAACCAGATACCGAAAGTAACGGCGCAGTATCAGTTGAAGGTAAGTGCGAACAAACGCTTTCTCGTGAAAGAAAACGGACAGCCTTTTTTTTACCTCGGCGATACCGCCTGGGAATTGTTTCACCGCCTTAACCGGGAAGAGGCGGATACCTATCTGCAGGATCGGGCAAACAAAGGCTTTACCGTTATTCAGGCGGTAGTACTCGCGGAACTAAACGGGCTGCACGATCCCAACCCTTACGGACAGATGCCATTAGTAAACGATGATCCTACAAAACCGAATGAAGAGTACTTTACCCACGTAGATTACATTGTAAATAAAGCCAGCTCTTTAGGGTTATACATCGGAATGCTGCCCACCTGGGGCGATAAAATTTTTAAAGACAAATGGGGCGAAGGCCCGGAAATATTTAATCCGCAAAATGCCGAAGCCTACGGCCGGTACTTAGGTAACCGGTACAAGAATAAACCTATTATTTGGATTATGGGCGGTGATCGTAATCCGCGAAACGAGCAGGATATAGCCATTTGGCGGGCTATGGCCGCAGGTATTGTAACCGGAGCCGGCGAGGGTAGCCAAGATAAGGTAATGATGACCTTTCACCCGCAACCTAAAGAAAAAGGGGGTTCTTCTACCTGGTTCCACCACGATGTCTGGTTAGATTTTAACATGTTTCAGACGGGACATTGCCGGTTTTCGGATGTGTACGATCACATTAGCCACGATTATAATCTGGCCAATACTAAACCTACCATGGACGGCGAACCCATTTACGAAGATCACCCGGTTTGTTTTAACGCCAAAGAAAACGGCTATTCCAAAGCTTACGATGTGCGGCGGGCCGCTTACTTAGATTTATTTGCCGGAGCGCACGGCCATACTTACGGATGCCACGCCATCTGGCAGATGAACAAACCCCAAGGCAAAAACGTGAACGGTCCGCTGGGTCCCTGGTCCGAAGCCATTCATTTACCCGGCAGCGGGCACATGAGCCACGTACGGGCTTTAATGGAATCGCGGCCATTTCTGGACCGGGTACCCGACCAAAGCCTGATTAATGAAGCCTTCGAGGGAGGTAACCGCATTCAGGCTACCCGCGGGAAAGACTACGCTTTTGTTTATTCTACCTCGGGCAAGCCTTTCACGGTAAACCTGGGCAAAATCTCGGGCAAGGAACTCCTTGCTCGTTGGTTCGATCCGCGGACGGGTATTTCCACGAGTTTAGGTAAATTTAAGAATACAGGTTCCCAGAAATTTACGCCACCCAGCCAGGGAATTGATAACGATTGGGTCCTGATTTTAGATGATGCAGCAAAAGGCTATTCTGCGCCTAAGCCTTGGAAGAAATCTTAA
- a CDS encoding GNAT family N-acetyltransferase, with product MIKIELHSARLKLRLIEDTDWMVVHGLHSLPETDEFNTLGIPKNTDETKMIIDSWIADHQQQEIKNYTFAVEQSAKDQFIGLITLKVGNPKYRKAEVWYKIHVKYWGQGFATEALNRILDFGLTELKLHRIEAGCAVDNIGSIKVLEKVGMIKEGRKRQVLPLKSGWSDNFEYAIIETDKRLVDSTMPVNHKNV from the coding sequence ATGATTAAAATAGAACTACATTCCGCCAGGTTAAAACTTAGATTAATTGAGGATACTGATTGGATGGTTGTTCATGGTCTTCATTCGTTACCTGAAACAGATGAGTTTAATACTTTAGGTATTCCTAAGAATACCGACGAAACTAAAATGATTATCGATTCCTGGATTGCTGACCATCAACAGCAAGAGATAAAGAACTATACTTTTGCGGTTGAACAAAGCGCGAAAGATCAATTTATCGGCTTAATTACCTTAAAAGTTGGGAACCCTAAATACAGGAAAGCAGAAGTCTGGTACAAAATACACGTTAAATATTGGGGCCAAGGATTTGCAACAGAGGCCTTAAATAGAATACTTGACTTTGGGCTTACAGAGCTGAAACTGCATAGAATAGAGGCAGGCTGCGCCGTTGACAACATTGGCTCTATTAAGGTACTTGAAAAAGTAGGAATGATAAAAGAAGGACGAAAAAGGCAGGTATTACCACTCAAATCTGGTTGGTCCGACAATTTTGAATATGCCATAATAGAAACGGATAAAAGATTGGTTGACTCTACAATGCCTGTAAATCATAAAAATGTATAA
- a CDS encoding GNAT family N-acetyltransferase, with protein sequence MRTAKDKIEMLFLKPSARGKGLGKTLIRYAIENLNCKKVDVNEQNQPAAGFYKRFGFKIVTRSELDGLGKPYPILPLQLDL encoded by the coding sequence CTGAGAACGGCAAAAGATAAAATTGAAATGCTCTTTTTAAAGCCTTCGGCCAGAGGAAAAGGATTGGGGAAAACTTTAATAAGATACGCCATAGAAAATTTAAATTGTAAAAAAGTAGACGTAAACGAGCAAAACCAGCCAGCAGCAGGATTTTACAAGCGCTTTGGGTTTAAAATAGTGACTCGCTCTGAGTTAGATGGTTTGGGTAAGCCGTATCCTATTCTGCCCCTGCAATTAGATTTATAG
- a CDS encoding helix-turn-helix transcriptional regulator, translating into MKIAAIHLFNFLEYAQMRGVLPQSVLAPLQLSELDEKDQTQLMEESDFYLALNRLHHYLQDDLWGIKAGKFLTLKLLGLIYRISRQVTTMEEAFHYLQSYLETTFPLVKMQVTLTGEQITVFMQIENDHEKINRVILENVLTVISREIAMMATGEVAFTLTSPYYQASYPKDWQLGDSFAISFAPILLKAGLRKRHEEQLDLLLPEYLKLMQKLKAAENSFSNTVKVTLLSMSDPHLPDITTVSEALYLTPRSLQRRLERENSSFREILLDLKKQICSFLLRHQEYSVTSMSHILGYAEPAAFIHSFKKWFGDSPERVRQSLRNSIS; encoded by the coding sequence ATGAAAATAGCGGCCATCCATTTATTTAACTTTTTAGAATATGCCCAAATGCGGGGCGTGTTACCGCAGTCGGTGTTGGCTCCTTTACAGCTTTCGGAACTGGATGAGAAAGATCAAACTCAACTAATGGAGGAATCGGATTTTTATTTAGCGTTGAATCGGCTGCACCATTACTTGCAAGATGATTTATGGGGCATAAAAGCCGGCAAATTTTTAACGCTTAAACTATTAGGGTTGATTTACCGGATTTCGCGGCAAGTTACTACCATGGAAGAAGCTTTTCATTATTTGCAATCTTACCTGGAAACAACTTTCCCTTTGGTAAAAATGCAGGTAACTCTTACCGGCGAACAGATTACCGTTTTCATGCAAATAGAAAATGACCATGAAAAAATTAACCGAGTTATTCTGGAAAATGTCCTTACGGTTATTTCCCGAGAAATTGCTATGATGGCCACCGGAGAGGTTGCGTTTACTTTAACTTCTCCTTATTACCAGGCATCTTATCCGAAGGATTGGCAACTTGGTGATTCTTTCGCGATTTCGTTTGCGCCGATTCTGTTAAAAGCGGGTTTAAGAAAACGCCACGAGGAACAATTGGACTTGCTTTTACCGGAATACCTGAAATTAATGCAAAAGTTAAAAGCTGCGGAAAATAGTTTTTCAAATACCGTGAAAGTAACCTTATTGTCGATGTCGGACCCGCATTTGCCCGATATAACTACCGTATCCGAAGCTTTATATTTGACGCCGCGTTCGTTGCAGCGCCGTCTGGAACGGGAAAACAGTAGCTTTCGGGAAATTTTACTAGATTTAAAAAAGCAAATTTGCTCGTTTTTACTCCGGCACCAAGAATATTCCGTAACCAGTATGTCGCATATTTTAGGCTACGCCGAACCTGCCGCTTTTATTCATTCTTTTAAAAAATGGTTCGGCGACTCGCCCGAAAGAGTGCGCCAAAGTCTCCGGAATTCAATTTCCTGA
- a CDS encoding helix-turn-helix transcriptional regulator: MNRIDRLFGILTLLQSKKYLTAEKIADKFGISVRTVYRDIKAMGEQGIPVSFEQNKGYFIVQGYFVPPVSFSCEEASALLLMESLVSGFADKSIQTHYSSALNKIKAVLRGSQKDKLEILNNNIRLQLPACIQNDYEYLSVLQNAISSKVIVQMDYKNNRSEVSKRYVEPIGLIFYAFSWHVIGWCHMRQEYRDFKVSRILKISLTEKPFEKPDHINLTDYQKLIPVNY; this comes from the coding sequence ATGAATCGTATTGACCGCTTATTTGGCATTTTAACTTTACTGCAATCTAAAAAATACCTTACCGCCGAAAAGATTGCCGATAAATTTGGAATTAGCGTGCGCACTGTTTACCGCGACATAAAGGCGATGGGGGAGCAGGGCATTCCGGTAAGTTTTGAGCAGAATAAAGGTTATTTTATTGTGCAAGGTTACTTTGTGCCGCCGGTTTCTTTTTCGTGCGAGGAAGCCAGTGCTTTGTTGCTCATGGAAAGTCTGGTGTCGGGTTTTGCGGATAAGTCCATACAAACGCATTATTCCAGCGCTTTAAATAAAATAAAAGCCGTACTGCGCGGTTCCCAAAAAGATAAACTGGAAATTCTGAATAACAATATCCGTTTGCAACTGCCGGCTTGTATTCAAAACGATTACGAATATCTGTCGGTATTACAGAATGCTATTTCTTCTAAAGTAATCGTGCAGATGGATTACAAAAACAATCGCAGTGAAGTAAGCAAACGCTACGTAGAACCCATAGGTTTAATTTTTTACGCTTTTAGCTGGCACGTGATTGGTTGGTGCCACATGCGACAGGAATACCGCGATTTTAAAGTCTCCCGCATTTTAAAAATATCTCTTACGGAAAAGCCTTTCGAAAAACCCGACCACATTAATTTAACCGATTACCAAAAGCTTATTCCCGTTAATTATTGA